In Desulfobacter hydrogenophilus, the genomic stretch TCATAAAGTGACATCAGATGAAATCTGGAATCTTTATCAGGGAGAAGGCATCCATCTATTTCTATGGGATGAAACAGACACGCCGCCTCAATGTGTGACTTTATCAGCCAGGGAAAACCGTTTTTGCCATGTTGTCCCCGCAGGCACCTGGCAGGCAGCTGAGCCCATTTCAGAGACGGTACTGCTCGGCTGTTCAGTCGCCCCCGGTTTTGAATTTTCGGATTTTACGCTTATGGCGTACGAATCCCAAGCGGCAGAAAAACTTGTTTCATTAGCCCCGGAACTGGCCGGACATATTGGCAAAAAACTCTTCTGAATAGTATAAAAATAATAGGCAAGGTATCCACGGATTGATCCTTCCCAAAAGAATTCACTATCTGGTAGAGGAGCCGGTCACCCGACGCCACCCCATTTGGAACCCAGTGCCCTATTTAGGCGGCA encodes the following:
- a CDS encoding cupin domain-containing protein, which encodes MNHPIITMKPIDLIEHPEGGRYREVFRSAHTVSKDDGTSRFALTHIYFSLNPEEVSRFHKVTSDEIWNLYQGEGIHLFLWDETDTPPQCVTLSARENRFCHVVPAGTWQAAEPISETVLLGCSVAPGFEFSDFTLMAYESQAAEKLVSLAPELAGHIGKKLF